The following coding sequences lie in one Cannabis sativa cultivar Pink pepper isolate KNU-18-1 chromosome 5, ASM2916894v1, whole genome shotgun sequence genomic window:
- the LOC133038270 gene encoding uncharacterized mitochondrial protein AtMg00810-like produces MTIPPSLTLSSSLSAETGLVCKLHKSIYSLKQSSRQWYKKLTDALILEGFTQSQADYTLFTKGSNSTFIALLVYVDDIIITGPNITLLHQLHASLHAQFKLKALGKLKYFLGFEIARAKEGLFLSQRKYTLQLLEDTGYMGSKPSKTPMDPKIKLDDQQDTPLENPSHYRQLIGHLLYLTLSRPDITFTDNQAKESSTPPILPYISQGFSDSDWASCPTTRRSTTGYCIFLGDCLISWRTKKQPTISKSSAEAEYRALAATSSEITWLQYLLKDFQIEQSIPTFIYCDNKFAIHIANNPTFHERTKHIELDCHFIREKIKKSAIRLIPVNTTL; encoded by the exons ATGACTATACCACCAAGCCTtactctttcttcttcattgtcTGCAGAAACTGGTCTCGTGTGCAAGCTCCACAAGTCGATCTACAGCCTCAAGCAATCCTCCAGACAGTGGTATAAAAAGCTCACTGATGCTCTCATTCTTGAAGGATTTACTCAGTCCCAAGCTGACTACACCTTGTTCACCAAAGGCTCCAACAGCACCTTCATTGCCCTCCTTGTGTATGTGGACGATATCATAATTACCGGCCCCAACATTACCTTGTTGCACCAACTACATGCCTCTCTTCATGCACAATTCAAGCTTAAAGCCCTCGGCAAGCTAAAATATTTCTTGGGATTCGAAATAGCTCGGGCTAAGGAGGGACTATTCCTTTCTCAACGTAAATATACCCTACAGCTTTTAGAAGACACCGGATACATGGGAAGCAAACCATCCAAAACTCCTATGGATCCCAAAATCAAATTAGATGATCAACAAGACACCCCTCTTGAAAATCCTTCTCACTACCGACAACTCATTGGACATCTACTGTATCTCACCTTGTCCAGACCAGATATAACCTTCACA GACAACCAGGCCAAGGAATCCTCTACTCCACCAATTCTTCCCTACATCTCCCAAGGCTTTTCAGACTCGGATTGGGCCTCTTGTCCAACCACTAGACGATCCACAACCGGCTACTGCATATTCCTTGGTGACTGCCTCATCTCTTGGCGAACCAAAAAGCAACCAACCATCTCCAAAAGCTCTGCCGAAGCAGAGTATAGAGCCTTGGCTGCAACAAGCAGTGAGATCACATGGCTACAATATCTGTTAAAGGATTTTCAAATCGAACAAAGTATTCCTACCTTCATATATTGCGACAACAAATTTGCAATACACATCGCCAACAACCCCACTTTTCAcgaaagaaccaagcacatTGAGCTTGATTGCCACTTCATTCGCGAGAAGATCAAGAAATCTGCCATTCGTCTCATTCCTGTTAACACAACACTTTAA